Proteins encoded by one window of Corynebacterium amycolatum:
- a CDS encoding succinyltransferase: protein MITSGAVATGIANIAMDGTVLDTWFPAPQLSDEVVESSTHRLGAADLTPQLLRQVILDEDRRVEQVAVRTSIEDLSKPAVDPHDAYLRLHLLSHRLVKPHQLNTKGLYELLHVVAWTNKGPCLPDNFEQLRTHLRVRGLIHVYAIDRMPRMVDYVLPAGVRIAEAERVRLGAYLAPGTSVLREGFVSLNSGTLGPCKIEGRLSSGVVIGAHTKVGLSASIIAAHDDSGQRKPLTVGERCHIDIAAGTVGVSLGNDCIIDRSILIAPDTPIDVPAENRRIQAWEISGRNNMHFYHHPDHSAVCVRRTERPGNDEGAATFTQLADVPDELAG from the coding sequence ATGATTACATCTGGTGCTGTCGCTACGGGAATCGCCAACATCGCAATGGACGGTACAGTTCTCGATACTTGGTTTCCCGCACCTCAGTTAAGCGATGAGGTCGTAGAGTCGAGCACTCACCGGCTCGGCGCCGCTGATTTGACCCCACAGCTGCTTCGTCAGGTGATTTTGGACGAGGATCGCCGCGTGGAGCAGGTGGCAGTGCGCACGTCCATTGAGGATTTGTCCAAGCCGGCTGTCGACCCGCACGATGCCTACCTGCGCCTGCATTTGCTCTCCCACCGCCTGGTCAAGCCGCACCAGCTAAACACCAAGGGGCTCTACGAGCTGCTCCACGTCGTGGCGTGGACCAACAAGGGGCCATGCCTGCCGGACAACTTCGAGCAACTGCGTACCCACTTGCGCGTCCGCGGCCTGATTCACGTCTACGCCATCGACCGTATGCCGCGCATGGTCGACTATGTGCTGCCCGCAGGTGTCCGCATTGCAGAGGCCGAGCGCGTGCGGTTGGGCGCTTATCTGGCACCGGGTACGTCAGTACTGCGCGAGGGATTTGTCTCGCTGAACTCGGGCACTCTGGGCCCATGCAAGATTGAGGGACGTCTATCCTCCGGTGTTGTCATTGGCGCGCACACGAAGGTGGGGCTGTCGGCCTCCATCATTGCCGCTCACGACGATTCCGGTCAGCGTAAGCCGCTCACGGTTGGCGAGCGCTGCCACATCGATATCGCGGCCGGCACCGTCGGCGTCAGCCTCGGTAATGACTGCATTATTGACCGAAGCATCCTCATTGCCCCCGATACGCCCATCGATGTCCCCGCAGAGAACCGCCGTATTCAGGCATGGGAAATCTCCGGCCGCAACAATATGCACTTCTACCATCACCCGGACCACTCGGCGGTGTGCGTCCGCCGCACGGAACGCCCGGGCAATGACGAAGGTGCCGCTACTTTCACTCAGCTTGCCGACGTGCCGGATGAGCTGGCCGGATAA
- a CDS encoding amino acid permease, with translation MTESQITSTSGETTQLGKGLQVRHLTMMGLGSAIGAGLFLGTGVGIKAAGPGVLISYVIAGFIVVLVMQMLGEMAAARPTPGSFSTYAEMAFGSSAGFVLGWLYWFMLIMVLGAEITGAGAIMGAWFGIPGWIPGLICVVFFAVVNLANVRGFGEFEFWFAFIKVAVIIAFLVIGVLLFFGLLPGTSFVGTTHIAESGFLPNGVSGIAAGLLAVAFAFGGIEIVTIAAAEAEDPQRSIAAAVRSVIFRISVFYLGCVTVIILLLPYSQIDGADSAAESPFTQVLKQANIPGAVGFMEAIIVLALLSAFNAQIYATSRLVYSMSTRGEAPRFFAHTNEHAVPNRAVIMSMVFAFVSVGLQVVFDGSSVLVFLLNAVGGCLLVIWLVIALSEIKLRPQMEANNELSVRMWAYPALSWVAVILILGLAVGMLTDSGARQQVIAVVCVTAFLAVLAALTKKSRTAAREAFEPSDSN, from the coding sequence ATGACCGAATCGCAAATTACCTCCACCTCCGGCGAGACAACTCAGCTGGGCAAGGGGCTGCAGGTTCGACACCTGACCATGATGGGTCTTGGCTCCGCAATCGGTGCCGGTCTTTTCCTTGGTACGGGCGTCGGCATTAAGGCAGCTGGCCCGGGTGTTCTCATTTCCTACGTCATCGCTGGCTTCATTGTCGTCCTCGTCATGCAGATGCTCGGCGAGATGGCCGCTGCCCGCCCGACACCGGGTAGCTTCTCCACCTATGCTGAGATGGCCTTTGGTTCTTCGGCTGGCTTTGTCCTCGGTTGGCTCTACTGGTTCATGCTCATCATGGTGCTCGGTGCTGAAATCACCGGCGCCGGTGCCATCATGGGTGCGTGGTTCGGTATTCCGGGCTGGATTCCAGGCCTGATTTGTGTTGTCTTCTTCGCTGTAGTGAATTTGGCGAATGTGCGCGGTTTCGGCGAGTTTGAGTTCTGGTTCGCGTTCATCAAGGTCGCGGTGATTATCGCGTTCTTGGTTATTGGCGTCCTTCTTTTCTTCGGTCTGCTGCCAGGTACCAGCTTCGTCGGTACGACGCATATTGCCGAATCCGGATTCCTCCCGAATGGCGTTTCCGGCATTGCCGCTGGTCTGTTGGCTGTGGCCTTCGCCTTCGGCGGTATCGAGATTGTCACGATTGCCGCTGCTGAGGCCGAGGATCCGCAGCGCTCCATCGCTGCTGCTGTCCGCTCGGTAATCTTCCGCATCTCTGTGTTCTACCTGGGCTGCGTGACCGTCATCATCCTGCTGTTGCCGTACTCCCAGATCGACGGCGCTGACTCCGCAGCTGAGTCGCCGTTCACCCAGGTTCTAAAGCAGGCGAACATTCCAGGTGCGGTTGGCTTCATGGAGGCCATTATCGTTCTGGCGCTGCTGTCCGCATTCAACGCTCAGATTTACGCCACCTCTCGCCTGGTCTACTCGATGTCCACCCGCGGTGAGGCACCGCGCTTCTTCGCCCACACCAATGAGCACGCAGTTCCGAACCGTGCGGTCATCATGTCGATGGTCTTCGCCTTCGTCTCTGTTGGCCTGCAGGTTGTCTTCGACGGCTCGAGTGTCCTGGTCTTCCTGCTGAACGCTGTCGGCGGCTGCTTGCTGGTGATCTGGCTGGTCATTGCCCTGTCCGAGATTAAGCTGCGCCCGCAGATGGAGGCCAACAACGAGCTTTCCGTTCGCATGTGGGCCTACCCGGCACTGTCCTGGGTAGCGGTCATCCTGATCCTGGGCCTCGCTGTTGGCATGCTCACCGATTCTGGTGCTCGCCAGCAGGTTATCGCCGTAGTGTGTGTTACTGCGTTCCTTGCGGTGCTCGCTGCACTGACTAAGAAGAGCCGCACCGCGGCTCGCGAGGCCTTCGAGCCCAGCGATAGCAACTAG
- the dapD gene encoding 2,3,4,5-tetrahydropyridine-2,6-dicarboxylate N-succinyltransferase: protein MKFGAQATGIATFNNDTVLDVWFPAPKLIEEGTATSTTTGTIDTDALPEDFTYLADLAVADADRGTTRRLVTATIASLDDAPVDTIDAYLRLHLLSHRLVVPNSINLDGIFGKLNNVAWTNFGPCAVEGFEVTRAKLSRRGPVTVYSIDKFPRMVDYVTPTGVRIGDADRVRLGAHLAEGTTVMHEGFVNFNAGTLGHSMVEGRISQGVIVDDGSDIGGGASIMGTLSGGGKEVVSVGKRCLLGANAGLGISLGDDCVLEAGLYITAGTKCHVALDGVKKTLKARELSGGSNMLFRRNSLSGAVEVVPWAAEKVKLSAELHAN, encoded by the coding sequence ATGAAATTTGGAGCACAAGCTACCGGCATTGCCACTTTTAACAACGATACTGTTCTCGACGTCTGGTTCCCCGCCCCCAAGCTCATCGAAGAGGGCACGGCAACCTCCACCACGACCGGAACCATTGACACCGACGCGCTCCCCGAAGATTTCACCTACCTCGCAGACCTGGCCGTAGCCGATGCGGACCGCGGTACCACACGCCGTCTGGTCACAGCTACCATCGCTTCACTCGATGACGCACCAGTCGACACCATCGATGCCTACCTGCGCCTCCATCTGCTCTCCCACCGCCTGGTTGTGCCCAACAGCATCAACCTGGACGGTATCTTCGGCAAGCTCAACAATGTGGCGTGGACCAATTTTGGCCCCTGTGCTGTCGAAGGCTTCGAGGTAACCCGAGCCAAGCTGTCACGCCGCGGGCCTGTCACCGTCTACTCCATCGATAAATTCCCCCGCATGGTCGACTACGTCACTCCCACCGGAGTCCGCATCGGTGACGCTGACCGCGTGCGCCTTGGAGCCCACCTCGCTGAGGGCACCACAGTTATGCACGAGGGCTTCGTCAACTTCAACGCAGGCACGCTTGGACACTCCATGGTGGAAGGCCGTATCTCCCAGGGCGTCATCGTCGACGACGGCTCCGATATCGGCGGTGGAGCGTCCATCATGGGCACACTATCCGGCGGAGGTAAGGAAGTTGTGTCCGTCGGCAAGCGATGCCTACTCGGTGCGAACGCTGGACTCGGCATCTCGCTCGGCGATGACTGCGTACTGGAAGCCGGGCTCTACATCACCGCCGGCACCAAGTGTCACGTTGCCCTGGACGGCGTGAAGAAGACGCTCAAGGCCCGCGAGCTTTCGGGCGGATCGAATATGCTCTTCCGCCGCAATTCACTCTCTGGTGCAGTCGAGGTTGTGCCGTGGGCTGCCGAAAAGGTGAAGCTCAGCGCCGAGCTGCACGCTAACTAA
- a CDS encoding pseudouridine synthase, translating to MGRAAGNRDAWWGLEKNRQAAQVDAAAHEREEYIPFEPAIVADTDEFLVVDKPPFLPATPNGRIVANTVQERLRRSLGESEIVAVHRLDLLTSGLLLLSRNPATRARYQQLFQNQEITKEYECLTVMPDDWHAGESREVTLLLDPNPAEHGVKVVETNDPARAAAKNPKLKLAHTTVTFLGPVAADIGDVLASSRGGGATSASIPLHAVGCGCGHCGSRMQVGHWRLQPHTGRTHQLRATMDWLGYPILGEDTYGREVRTQEPSASAGSAPRYTPQLRLTATALAFIDPVTGERCAYRSARNISAPADVPTTVS from the coding sequence GTGGGACGTGCCGCAGGCAATCGCGATGCCTGGTGGGGACTTGAGAAGAACCGTCAGGCAGCGCAAGTCGATGCCGCCGCTCACGAGCGCGAGGAGTACATCCCCTTTGAGCCGGCAATTGTGGCCGACACTGATGAGTTTTTGGTCGTAGACAAGCCACCTTTTCTGCCAGCGACCCCCAATGGCCGCATCGTGGCCAATACCGTGCAGGAGCGCCTGCGACGTAGTCTCGGGGAATCGGAGATTGTGGCCGTTCACCGCCTGGACCTGCTGACCAGCGGGCTCCTGTTGCTCTCTCGGAATCCGGCTACCCGTGCGCGCTACCAGCAGCTTTTCCAAAACCAGGAAATCACCAAAGAATACGAATGCCTCACCGTGATGCCCGATGATTGGCATGCGGGAGAAAGCAGGGAAGTCACACTCCTGCTCGACCCCAACCCGGCAGAGCACGGAGTAAAAGTTGTGGAGACCAATGATCCCGCACGCGCCGCTGCGAAGAATCCCAAGCTCAAGCTCGCACACACAACAGTGACCTTCCTAGGTCCGGTAGCGGCGGATATCGGCGATGTGCTGGCGAGCAGCCGTGGCGGTGGTGCGACCAGCGCCAGCATTCCGCTGCATGCAGTCGGCTGTGGTTGCGGGCATTGCGGCAGCCGCATGCAGGTAGGGCACTGGCGGCTACAGCCCCATACGGGCCGCACACATCAGCTGCGGGCGACGATGGACTGGCTAGGCTATCCCATTCTCGGTGAGGACACGTATGGCCGAGAGGTTAGGACGCAGGAGCCGTCGGCAAGCGCGGGCAGCGCGCCAAGGTACACGCCGCAGTTGCGCCTGACGGCGACCGCATTGGCGTTCATCGACCCCGTCACTGGTGAGCGATGTGCCTACCGGAGCGCGCGGAATATTTCGGCCCCGGCAGACGTGCCGACCACCGTTAGTTAG
- the dapC gene encoding succinyldiaminopimelate transaminase, producing the protein MSAARKRVTPGSLLPQFPWDSLTRAKATVAAHEEGMVNLSVGTPVDEVASIIRQGLSEGAAAPGYPQTVGTPELRAAIVAAMARRYGVTGLESAVNGGNVLPVIGTKEAIGWLPFLLGVGVGHTVVIPELAYPTYEVGVRIAGAELLRADSLTQIGPASPTLMFINSPGNPNGKVLGVEHLRKVVEWARARDVIVASDECYLGLGWTEQPVSILDPRVCDGDFTNLLAIHSLSKTSNMASYRTGWFAGDADLIAELVSVRRHMGLMMPGPIQHATIAALNDDSHEAEQKQRYSDRREILRDALVAAGFRVDDSEGGLYLWVTRGEDCWQTVDWLAERGILVAPGSFYGPKGAQHVRVGLTATLDDIEVAAARIRG; encoded by the coding sequence ATGTCAGCTGCCCGCAAGCGCGTAACTCCCGGTTCTCTTTTGCCTCAGTTTCCGTGGGATTCTCTCACGCGGGCGAAAGCCACTGTGGCTGCGCATGAAGAGGGCATGGTGAATCTCTCGGTCGGCACACCGGTCGATGAAGTCGCGTCGATAATCCGGCAGGGCCTTTCCGAAGGCGCTGCCGCACCGGGTTATCCTCAGACCGTCGGCACGCCTGAGTTACGCGCGGCGATTGTTGCAGCGATGGCGCGGCGTTACGGCGTGACGGGACTGGAGTCAGCGGTCAACGGCGGCAATGTGCTTCCGGTCATCGGTACCAAGGAAGCGATTGGCTGGCTTCCTTTCCTCCTCGGTGTGGGCGTGGGGCATACCGTCGTCATCCCCGAGCTGGCATATCCCACCTACGAGGTTGGCGTTCGCATCGCAGGCGCTGAGCTGCTGCGTGCGGACTCGCTGACGCAAATCGGCCCCGCCTCGCCGACACTGATGTTCATCAATTCCCCGGGCAACCCCAACGGCAAGGTCCTCGGTGTTGAACACCTGCGCAAGGTGGTTGAGTGGGCTCGTGCTCGGGACGTCATCGTCGCCTCTGACGAGTGCTATCTGGGGCTCGGTTGGACTGAACAGCCAGTCAGTATTCTCGACCCGCGAGTGTGCGACGGTGATTTCACCAACCTGCTGGCTATCCACTCACTGTCCAAGACGTCGAACATGGCGTCGTACCGCACCGGCTGGTTCGCCGGCGATGCGGACCTTATTGCCGAGCTGGTTTCCGTGCGCCGTCACATGGGACTGATGATGCCGGGACCCATCCAGCACGCCACGATCGCCGCGCTTAACGACGACTCCCACGAGGCCGAACAAAAGCAGCGTTACAGTGACCGCCGTGAGATTCTGCGGGATGCACTGGTAGCCGCAGGTTTTCGTGTCGATGACTCCGAGGGCGGGCTCTATCTGTGGGTTACTCGCGGGGAAGACTGCTGGCAGACGGTTGATTGGCTGGCCGAACGCGGCATCCTGGTCGCGCCGGGTAGCTTCTACGGCCCCAAGGGTGCACAGCACGTGCGGGTGGGGCTCACAGCGACGCTCGACGATATCGAAGTGGCCGCGGCGCGCATTCGCGGCTAG
- the fdxA gene encoding ferredoxin — protein MTYIIAQPCVDVLDRACVEECPVDCIYEGKRMLYIHPDECVDCGACEPVCPVEAIFYEDDVPDEWVEFIDANVDWFDELGSPGGAAKLGPQDFDVPFVAALPPQAED, from the coding sequence ATGACTTACATCATTGCCCAGCCATGTGTTGACGTCCTCGACCGTGCCTGTGTCGAGGAGTGCCCGGTTGACTGCATTTACGAGGGCAAGCGCATGCTCTACATTCATCCTGATGAGTGCGTGGACTGTGGCGCTTGTGAACCGGTCTGCCCAGTCGAGGCCATCTTCTATGAGGACGATGTTCCGGATGAGTGGGTTGAATTCATCGATGCCAATGTCGACTGGTTCGATGAGCTGGGTTCCCCAGGCGGTGCCGCCAAGCTCGGCCCCCAGGACTTCGATGTGCCATTCGTGGCAGCTCTGCCGCCACAGGCAGAAGACTAA
- the mshB gene encoding N-acetyl-1-D-myo-inositol-2-amino-2-deoxy-alpha-D-glucopyranoside deacetylase, with protein sequence MKLLFVHAHPDDESIWTGGLIAAAARSGASVSVVTCTMGELGEVIGAPYQGLVADEADQLGGFRVAELRSALRALGANAPENAPRFLGGAGRWRDSGMAGDKGNEHPRAFVNSGDEAVAQLRTILDELQPDLVITYDADGGYGHPDHIRAHDITVAACGNRFPTLWAVTDREAMAAGLDAITVVPESWQSCDIDDFATVTGHFEVQLDDAAVAAKVEAMRAHATQVWFADGSVSEVNPDAVYGQTDGSGRARAVWAFSNLLCQPVTPTEAYRFGTATAASMEALGELVNIRLLSEPVASVESVPGVDLAAEGSADDE encoded by the coding sequence GTGAAGTTACTTTTTGTTCACGCACATCCAGATGACGAGTCCATTTGGACAGGTGGTTTGATTGCGGCTGCCGCGCGGTCCGGAGCGTCGGTAAGCGTAGTGACCTGCACGATGGGCGAGCTGGGAGAGGTCATCGGCGCGCCGTACCAGGGGCTAGTTGCTGATGAAGCCGACCAGTTGGGCGGTTTCCGCGTCGCCGAGTTGCGCTCGGCGCTGCGTGCGCTTGGGGCCAATGCTCCAGAAAATGCGCCGCGGTTCCTCGGTGGTGCCGGGCGTTGGCGTGACTCCGGTATGGCCGGTGACAAGGGCAATGAGCATCCCCGTGCGTTCGTGAACTCAGGTGATGAGGCGGTCGCCCAGCTTCGCACCATCCTCGATGAGCTGCAGCCAGACCTGGTCATTACCTACGATGCTGATGGTGGCTATGGGCATCCGGACCACATTCGTGCGCACGATATCACTGTCGCGGCGTGCGGAAATCGCTTTCCGACGCTGTGGGCGGTCACCGATCGTGAGGCAATGGCGGCGGGGCTGGATGCCATTACCGTGGTACCGGAGAGCTGGCAGTCGTGCGATATCGACGACTTCGCCACCGTGACTGGCCATTTCGAGGTTCAGCTGGATGACGCCGCTGTGGCTGCCAAGGTTGAGGCCATGCGCGCGCATGCGACGCAGGTGTGGTTCGCCGATGGTTCCGTCAGCGAGGTCAATCCGGATGCTGTCTATGGGCAGACCGATGGCTCTGGTCGTGCGCGAGCCGTCTGGGCGTTTTCCAATTTGCTGTGTCAACCGGTGACGCCGACTGAGGCATACCGTTTTGGTACGGCGACCGCTGCGTCCATGGAAGCGCTAGGGGAGCTGGTGAATATCCGATTACTGTCGGAGCCGGTAGCGAGCGTCGAGTCGGTACCGGGCGTGGATCTGGCGGCGGAGGGGAGTGCGGACGATGAGTGA